The Aureispira anguillae genome contains a region encoding:
- a CDS encoding RidA family protein, with translation MMKQKIGSGTTWEDSVGYSRAIRIDNRIEVAGTTAMDGEQLIGKGDAYKQTKFIFEKIETALNQLGASLADVVRTRMYVTNIEDWEAIGRAHGEQFRTIKPVATMVEVSRLIHPDLKVEIEVSAILMSE, from the coding sequence ATGATGAAACAAAAAATAGGTTCAGGTACAACTTGGGAAGATTCAGTAGGTTATAGTCGGGCAATAAGAATAGACAATAGGATAGAGGTTGCTGGCACAACGGCGATGGATGGAGAACAATTGATCGGCAAAGGGGATGCTTATAAGCAGACCAAATTTATTTTTGAAAAGATAGAAACAGCTTTAAACCAATTAGGGGCTTCTTTAGCGGATGTGGTTAGAACAAGAATGTATGTGACCAATATTGAAGACTGGGAAGCAATAGGACGAGCGCATGGTGAACAATTTAGAACCATTAAACCCGTTGCTACGATGGTAGAGGTTAGTAGATTAATTCATCCTGATTTAAAGGTAGAAATAGAGGTTTCTGCCATATTAATGTCAGAATAA
- a CDS encoding energy transducer TonB: MNTLFAMSTLILSGGQVVLGLAAVGVAIYLGIFATKTYFNQQTDRMRTNPVHSTSSLVRKYEAVDLHKHGRNIKLAGFAAAMAAVFILFAWTQFTSEQVLADLFVEPEPIEMEMPNTAHEKPKMPPALPPPPPKPSPVVKVVDKPEPPKVEPLEPTVEVSPTPSTYTGPTDPNAVTLPPVIAIEPEPEEPESKTDDIVLVAEQMPRFPGCEDQAGDNAAKKTCADQKLLNFIYNNIKYPTMARENGIEGIVVISFVINKDGSVVDIKIAREPGGGLGKEAARIVKLMNKMPTKWTPGKQRGKPVRVRYNLPVKFRLN, translated from the coding sequence ATGAATACATTATTTGCTATGTCTACCCTAATATTGAGTGGGGGACAGGTTGTACTTGGGTTAGCGGCTGTTGGGGTTGCTATTTATTTAGGTATTTTTGCTACAAAAACTTATTTTAATCAACAAACAGATCGAATGAGAACCAATCCCGTTCATTCGACTTCTTCTTTGGTTCGAAAATATGAAGCAGTAGATTTACACAAACATGGTAGAAATATTAAATTGGCAGGCTTTGCGGCTGCAATGGCGGCTGTTTTTATTCTTTTTGCATGGACACAATTTACCAGTGAACAGGTTTTAGCAGATTTGTTTGTAGAGCCAGAACCCATTGAAATGGAGATGCCCAATACCGCTCATGAAAAACCAAAAATGCCTCCTGCTTTACCTCCTCCTCCTCCAAAACCTAGCCCAGTTGTGAAGGTAGTGGACAAACCAGAGCCTCCAAAGGTAGAGCCACTTGAACCGACCGTTGAGGTTAGCCCAACTCCAAGCACTTATACTGGACCTACAGATCCTAATGCCGTGACCTTGCCGCCTGTAATTGCCATAGAACCAGAGCCAGAAGAACCAGAATCAAAAACGGACGACATTGTATTAGTGGCAGAACAAATGCCTCGTTTCCCTGGTTGTGAGGACCAAGCAGGGGATAATGCTGCTAAAAAGACATGTGCGGATCAGAAATTATTGAACTTTATTTACAATAATATCAAGTATCCAACTATGGCAAGAGAAAATGGGATTGAGGGAATTGTTGTTATTAGCTTTGTTATTAATAAAGATGGCTCAGTAGTAGATATTAAAATTGCTAGAGAACCAGGAGGAGGATTAGGCAAAGAGGCAGCTCGTATTGTTAAGCTGATGAATAAAATGCCTACCAAATGGACTCCAGGAAAACAGCGAGGTAAGCCAGTTCGAGTTCGTTACAACCTGCCTGTGAAATTTAGACTAAATTAA
- a CDS encoding anhydro-N-acetylmuramic acid kinase: MIYKVLGLMSGSSLDGLDIAYCSIHWEAGKVMDWKLISAETLPFSEMWKSRLSNLPSQNALIFAKTNTYFGHYMAELVQQFTHKHQVTQVDFIASHGHTIFHNPNQRISIQIGDGAALAAKTGYTTICDFRTQDVALDGEGAPLAPLADHYLFSGYDFYLNLGGIANLSANINNRWVAMDCCPANQVLNTLASELGATYDDGGQWASQGTVLQELLQQAANFDFYTQAYPKSLGNEWIRQHILPLYLGAEGSWQDKLATACEHIAIEISTCIQDIIQKEKVNKNTFKVLVTGGGAFNQYLMQTINAYCNQKTTVELYLPDDSIINFKEALLMALLGVLRVEKVPNSRKVITGAQRNTVNGAIYQG, from the coding sequence ATGATTTATAAAGTACTAGGTCTCATGTCTGGCAGCTCACTCGATGGGCTAGATATTGCATACTGTTCTATCCACTGGGAAGCAGGGAAAGTTATGGATTGGAAATTAATTTCAGCCGAAACACTACCATTTTCTGAAATGTGGAAAAGTAGATTAAGCAACTTGCCTAGTCAAAATGCTCTTATCTTTGCCAAAACGAATACCTATTTTGGGCATTATATGGCAGAGCTAGTTCAGCAATTTACCCATAAACATCAAGTGACTCAAGTGGATTTTATAGCCTCTCATGGGCATACTATTTTTCATAACCCCAATCAGCGGATTTCAATTCAGATTGGAGATGGTGCAGCCTTAGCAGCCAAAACAGGTTATACCACTATTTGTGATTTTAGAACTCAAGATGTAGCACTAGATGGAGAAGGGGCTCCTTTAGCTCCATTGGCCGATCATTATTTATTTAGTGGCTATGATTTTTATTTAAATCTAGGAGGAATCGCAAACCTATCTGCCAATATCAACAACCGCTGGGTTGCCATGGATTGCTGTCCAGCCAATCAGGTATTAAATACCTTAGCTAGTGAACTAGGTGCCACTTATGATGATGGAGGACAATGGGCCAGCCAAGGAACCGTCTTACAAGAACTGCTGCAACAAGCCGCTAATTTTGATTTTTATACGCAAGCTTACCCCAAATCACTAGGCAATGAATGGATTCGTCAACACATTCTCCCATTATATTTAGGGGCAGAGGGTAGCTGGCAGGATAAACTAGCAACAGCTTGTGAGCATATCGCCATTGAAATTTCCACTTGTATACAGGATATTATACAAAAAGAAAAAGTTAATAAGAATACATTTAAAGTTTTAGTAACTGGAGGTGGAGCCTTTAATCAATATCTGATGCAAACTATCAATGCTTATTGTAATCAAAAAACAACCGTTGAACTTTATTTGCCTGATGATTCCATTATTAACTTTAAAGAAGCCCTATTGATGGCACTTTTGGGAGTTTTGAGAGTCGAAAAGGTTCCCAATAGTCGAAAGGTAATTACAGGAGCGCAAAGAAATACTGTTAATGGTGCTATTTACCAGGGTTAA
- a CDS encoding peptidoglycan-binding domain-containing protein codes for MKKMNNFFCIGLLAVSFYNTSLAQDYPPNAEPGKCYAKCMIPDEYENLTEEVLTKQATQRLEIIPAQFQEAEERVEVKGAATRLEIVPAVYETVTERIEVKPVSFRLEPVAAVYENVDSRIMVRPEEIKLVEVPAVYETVTEQIEISPASTKWVKRKGDKNCLSQDPEDCLVWCLVEVPAQYQALTKTVMKTPPTTKEVVIPAEYKTTTDRVMKTPPTTRRVEIPAEYKTITKTVVVRPAETRTIEIPAEYKNVKKTVLVTPAETRVTEIPAQYRTVSNRRLVKAGGFSEWREVLCQNKINAVKVREIQAALKSRGYDPGPVDNIMGRQTKSALVKFQKENGLPIGQLDFETLKALGVSY; via the coding sequence ATGAAAAAAATGAATAACTTTTTTTGTATTGGTTTATTAGCAGTATCTTTTTATAACACGAGTTTGGCGCAGGACTATCCACCTAATGCAGAGCCTGGTAAATGTTATGCTAAATGTATGATTCCTGATGAATATGAAAACCTAACGGAGGAGGTGCTCACCAAGCAAGCAACTCAGCGTTTGGAAATTATTCCTGCTCAATTTCAAGAAGCAGAGGAACGAGTAGAAGTAAAAGGGGCTGCTACTCGATTAGAAATTGTACCTGCTGTTTATGAAACCGTAACAGAACGCATAGAAGTAAAACCTGTTTCTTTTAGACTAGAGCCCGTTGCTGCTGTCTATGAAAATGTGGATAGCCGAATTATGGTGCGTCCCGAAGAAATAAAATTAGTAGAGGTGCCTGCTGTTTATGAAACTGTAACCGAGCAAATCGAAATCTCACCTGCTTCTACTAAATGGGTAAAACGTAAAGGAGATAAAAATTGTCTATCACAAGATCCTGAAGATTGTTTGGTTTGGTGTTTGGTTGAGGTGCCTGCTCAATATCAAGCATTAACCAAGACGGTAATGAAAACGCCTCCTACAACAAAAGAGGTGGTGATTCCTGCTGAGTATAAAACAACAACGGATCGTGTAATGAAAACACCTCCTACAACTAGAAGAGTAGAAATTCCAGCAGAGTATAAAACAATTACCAAGACGGTTGTTGTTCGTCCTGCTGAAACTAGAACCATAGAAATTCCTGCTGAGTATAAAAATGTAAAAAAGACAGTTTTAGTGACACCTGCTGAAACTAGAGTGACTGAAATTCCTGCGCAATATAGAACGGTTTCTAATCGTCGTTTAGTAAAAGCGGGTGGTTTTTCAGAATGGCGTGAGGTATTGTGTCAAAACAAAATTAACGCTGTTAAGGTTAGAGAGATCCAAGCTGCTCTAAAATCTAGAGGTTATGATCCAGGTCCTGTTGATAATATTATGGGAAGACAAACAAAGAGTGCTTTAGTTAAATTCCAAAAGGAAAATGGGCTACCTATTGGACAATTAGACTTTGAAACGCTTAAAGCATTGGGTGTTAGTTACTAA
- a CDS encoding HD domain-containing protein, whose protein sequence is MNDPIYGLIEIPKGIISKLIEHPYFQRLRRITQLGLTHYVYPGAMHNRFHHSIGAMHLTRQAIQALRNKGVKITDEEAEAVTIAILLHDLGHGPFSHSLEHCLIDINHESISVLLMEQLNQEFDGKLDLALKIFKNRYPKKFLYQLVSGQLDMDRMDYLTRDSFFTGVQEGNIGYDRLLKMLNVHNDKLVIEFKGIYSVENFLIARRLMYWQVYLHKNVICSGEMLVKIAQRARYLLEQGSKLPISETLHYFLKQRLTPKELKENSEEIIKHFYKLDDIDIMSAIKAFEGHSDFILSFLSKNLLERKLLKIDLRDKPIDAASFEKMSNKIKERYPFLTEDELSYLVFEGQEANRAYKLGKEEILILLKDKTTKPISEWQEHSIQQKEVVKYYACYPK, encoded by the coding sequence ATGAATGATCCAATTTATGGATTAATAGAAATTCCCAAAGGAATTATTTCAAAATTAATAGAACATCCCTATTTTCAAAGATTAAGACGTATTACCCAATTAGGATTGACTCATTATGTGTATCCTGGTGCAATGCACAATCGGTTTCATCATTCTATAGGAGCGATGCATTTGACTAGGCAGGCGATCCAAGCACTTAGAAATAAAGGAGTCAAGATAACAGATGAGGAGGCGGAAGCGGTTACTATTGCGATTTTATTGCATGATTTAGGACATGGTCCTTTTTCACATTCATTAGAACATTGCTTGATAGACATTAATCATGAATCTATTTCGGTTTTATTAATGGAGCAATTGAATCAAGAATTTGATGGAAAACTTGATTTAGCACTAAAAATTTTTAAAAATAGATATCCAAAGAAATTTTTATACCAGCTTGTATCAGGTCAGTTGGATATGGATAGAATGGATTATTTGACTAGAGATAGTTTTTTTACAGGAGTACAGGAGGGGAACATTGGGTACGACCGCTTGCTGAAAATGCTAAATGTGCATAATGATAAATTAGTGATAGAATTTAAAGGCATTTATTCCGTTGAAAACTTTTTAATTGCTCGGCGACTAATGTATTGGCAAGTTTATCTCCATAAAAATGTCATTTGTTCAGGAGAAATGTTGGTAAAGATAGCCCAAAGAGCTCGATATTTGTTGGAGCAAGGAAGCAAACTTCCTATATCAGAAACGTTGCATTATTTTTTGAAACAACGATTAACCCCAAAGGAACTGAAGGAGAATAGCGAGGAAATCATAAAACATTTTTATAAGTTGGATGATATCGACATTATGTCGGCAATTAAGGCTTTTGAAGGACATTCTGATTTTATTTTATCGTTTTTGTCCAAAAACTTACTCGAACGAAAGTTGCTCAAAATAGATCTTAGAGATAAACCTATTGATGCTGCCTCTTTTGAAAAAATGAGCAACAAAATTAAAGAAAGATACCCCTTTTTGACGGAAGATGAATTGTCTTATTTAGTCTTTGAAGGGCAGGAAGCCAATCGTGCTTATAAATTAGGAAAGGAAGAAATACTTATTTTATTAAAAGATAAAACAACAAAACCAATCTCCGAATGGCAAGAACATAGCATACAACAAAAAGAAGTGGTGAAATATTACGCCTGTTACCCCAAGTAG
- a CDS encoding VPS10 domain-containing protein: protein MKTFTVLPLIFLFFASHSLWGQDTWQKMIHDPNANFYDIQQAYENELGNVPYQRGLGIKQYKRWEYYWEKRVDEKGRFPASGHVLNEMENYYATHSNSRNYIVGSGNWTLLGPTPVPNNGTGQLNGNGRLNCITFHPTDANTVYVGAPAGGVWRTTDNGATWTQFITGLTRLGVSSIVIHPTTPNTMYIGTGDRDGGDVPGYGVWRSTDGGLTWNSHNTGMGNRTINELLMDPTNPNIMVAASSNGFVYRTIDGGANWTPSTFLGFNPKDIAYHPTNSSIVYASGDEFHRSTDGGATWTQIVSGVPAAVQRIALAVSPNQPDWVYLLAGDGNGLVGIYRSTNSGVSFSTRTTVPNILGYETNGSGNASQAWYDLVIVADPTDANTIFTGGVNLWKSTDGGATMNCVSYWVGPSGGIDGVHADQHALEFSPHNNNLYNGNDGGLYFTVDGGTNWTDLSDGLVIAQLYKLGISQQTLDRAINGYQDNGTAVSTGTVFSTEIGGDGMECIIDPTDDTYMYGALYYGDIRRSTNGGTTFGSITGSIGEQGGWVTPYKLDPNNANRMFAGYDNIWRNDAVRAGTAWTQISNFGGTQNIVDIAIAPSNSDVVYASRSNNTFYRSNNATAGAPAWTDLTANLPVANEPADIEIDPTDPTHLFVAIGSNIYESTNSGANWVDVSGSLPNISLNTIIIDSDSPVDAMYVGMDVGVYYKDNSLADWVAYSTGIPNVEVTELEIHYNAAECKSMIYAATYGQGLWKSDLKDPGVVAAVACFEASLTNVCMGEPVTFTDQSSYTPTSWVWSITPATFTFVGGTNANSQNPQISFTAAGTYNIQLTAGNATGNDIETKNSYITVSAATVASAFNEDFEGEPLCGTANDCGATTCPLTGVLWTNLTNGTDDNIDWRVDENGTASAGTGPSVDFNPGTTAGNYAYLEASSGCDGQTAILQSSCMMLDQNYNFVFGHHLLGTNIGSLHLDINVNGVWTLDIIPAIVGNQGNSWQTSTANLTAYTGQTIKLRIRGITGNGFESDIAIDDIRLVPIVLLSTQLESFSAECLGTGSNLLNWKMSDDQFTGNFSVEKYIQEQWVSIATLNSKAQGVSYEFADPNPFLGENLYRLAILNQNGTKIYSNATVTNCEIDVYSFVVFPNPFKDEISLQFHSEIAASLPFRITNLLGQNLIQGNVKAVRGLNTFTLPMSDLPQGVYLLHTEGKMIKLVKN from the coding sequence ATGAAAACTTTTACGGTCTTACCTCTTATTTTTTTATTTTTTGCAAGTCATAGTCTTTGGGGACAAGATACTTGGCAAAAAATGATTCACGACCCAAATGCTAATTTTTATGATATACAACAAGCTTACGAAAATGAGCTCGGAAATGTTCCCTATCAAAGAGGTTTAGGGATAAAACAATACAAACGCTGGGAATATTATTGGGAAAAACGAGTAGATGAAAAAGGAAGATTTCCTGCTTCAGGACATGTACTTAATGAAATGGAAAACTACTATGCTACTCATTCTAATAGTAGAAACTATATTGTTGGTTCTGGCAACTGGACTTTATTAGGTCCTACACCTGTGCCCAACAATGGAACAGGTCAACTTAATGGTAATGGACGTTTAAACTGTATTACATTTCACCCAACGGATGCCAACACGGTCTATGTAGGTGCCCCTGCTGGTGGTGTTTGGAGAACAACCGATAACGGAGCAACTTGGACCCAATTCATTACAGGCTTAACTCGTCTAGGTGTATCAAGTATTGTAATACACCCAACCACACCCAACACTATGTATATTGGGACAGGAGATCGAGATGGTGGCGACGTTCCAGGCTACGGTGTCTGGCGTAGTACAGATGGCGGTCTTACTTGGAACAGCCATAATACAGGTATGGGAAACCGAACAATCAATGAACTACTCATGGATCCTACGAATCCCAACATTATGGTAGCAGCAAGTTCTAATGGATTTGTCTACAGAACAATAGATGGGGGTGCCAATTGGACGCCATCTACGTTTTTAGGTTTTAACCCCAAAGATATTGCTTATCATCCTACCAACTCTAGTATTGTTTATGCTTCTGGTGATGAATTTCATCGATCAACAGATGGAGGCGCAACTTGGACGCAAATTGTTAGTGGCGTACCAGCCGCTGTTCAGCGAATTGCACTTGCAGTATCTCCTAATCAACCCGACTGGGTTTATTTATTAGCTGGAGATGGCAATGGGTTAGTTGGTATTTATCGTTCTACCAATAGTGGTGTATCCTTTTCTACTAGAACTACCGTGCCAAATATTTTAGGGTATGAAACCAATGGCTCTGGAAATGCTAGCCAAGCTTGGTATGACCTCGTAATTGTTGCCGATCCAACCGATGCTAATACTATTTTTACAGGTGGTGTCAATTTATGGAAATCTACAGATGGTGGGGCGACCATGAATTGCGTTTCTTATTGGGTTGGTCCCTCTGGAGGAATTGACGGCGTTCATGCCGATCAACATGCGCTAGAATTTTCCCCTCATAACAATAATTTATACAATGGTAATGACGGAGGGCTTTATTTTACGGTTGATGGTGGTACTAATTGGACAGATTTAAGTGACGGTCTGGTTATTGCTCAACTTTACAAACTTGGTATTTCTCAACAAACACTGGATCGAGCCATCAATGGTTATCAGGACAATGGGACAGCAGTCAGTACGGGCACGGTTTTCTCTACTGAAATTGGCGGAGATGGAATGGAATGTATCATTGACCCTACCGATGACACCTATATGTATGGTGCACTTTATTATGGTGATATTCGTCGTTCTACCAATGGAGGTACAACCTTTGGTTCAATCACTGGTAGTATTGGCGAGCAAGGGGGATGGGTTACTCCTTACAAACTTGATCCTAATAATGCGAATCGTATGTTTGCTGGTTATGACAATATCTGGCGAAATGATGCCGTTAGAGCAGGAACTGCTTGGACGCAAATTTCTAATTTTGGAGGCACTCAAAATATAGTGGATATAGCAATTGCTCCTTCCAATAGCGATGTTGTTTATGCCTCTAGAAGTAACAATACATTCTATCGATCAAACAATGCAACAGCAGGGGCTCCTGCTTGGACTGATCTAACAGCTAATTTGCCTGTAGCAAATGAGCCTGCAGATATAGAAATTGACCCAACAGATCCTACCCATTTATTTGTAGCAATAGGAAGTAACATTTACGAATCTACGAATAGTGGTGCAAACTGGGTAGATGTTTCTGGTTCTTTGCCCAATATTTCATTAAATACAATTATTATTGACAGCGATAGCCCTGTGGATGCCATGTATGTTGGAATGGATGTTGGAGTATATTATAAGGATAATTCACTAGCAGACTGGGTTGCTTATTCTACAGGGATCCCCAACGTGGAAGTTACAGAATTAGAGATTCACTATAATGCTGCGGAATGCAAAAGCATGATTTATGCTGCAACCTACGGTCAAGGATTGTGGAAAAGCGATCTCAAAGATCCAGGAGTTGTTGCCGCTGTTGCCTGTTTTGAAGCATCTTTAACTAATGTCTGCATGGGCGAACCTGTAACGTTTACGGATCAGTCTTCCTATACTCCAACATCTTGGGTTTGGTCCATTACCCCTGCAACTTTTACATTTGTAGGAGGAACAAATGCAAATTCTCAAAATCCACAAATAAGCTTTACTGCTGCTGGAACGTATAACATTCAATTGACAGCAGGAAATGCAACAGGAAATGATATAGAAACCAAAAATAGTTATATTACAGTAAGTGCAGCAACGGTTGCTTCTGCTTTCAACGAAGATTTTGAAGGAGAACCACTATGTGGAACAGCCAATGATTGTGGCGCAACAACCTGCCCTTTAACAGGAGTACTTTGGACTAACTTGACCAATGGTACGGATGACAACATTGATTGGCGAGTAGATGAAAACGGTACAGCTTCGGCAGGAACGGGACCTAGTGTGGATTTTAACCCAGGCACCACTGCTGGCAACTATGCTTACCTTGAAGCTTCTTCAGGATGTGATGGACAAACGGCTATTTTACAATCATCTTGTATGATGTTAGATCAAAATTACAATTTTGTTTTTGGGCATCATTTATTGGGCACTAACATAGGAAGTCTTCATTTAGACATTAATGTAAATGGTGTATGGACGCTTGACATTATACCTGCTATCGTTGGCAACCAAGGAAACAGTTGGCAAACTAGTACTGCTAATTTAACTGCTTACACAGGACAAACTATAAAACTACGCATTAGAGGAATTACAGGAAATGGGTTTGAATCAGACATCGCCATTGACGATATTCGTCTAGTTCCTATTGTTCTCTTATCAACGCAATTAGAAAGCTTCTCTGCTGAATGTTTAGGCACAGGGAGTAATCTACTAAACTGGAAAATGTCTGACGACCAATTCACTGGTAATTTTTCTGTAGAAAAGTACATCCAAGAACAATGGGTTTCAATTGCCACGCTAAACAGCAAGGCACAAGGAGTAAGCTATGAATTTGCAGATCCCAATCCGTTCTTGGGAGAGAACCTATATCGTTTAGCGATCCTCAATCAGAACGGAACAAAAATATATAGCAATGCAACCGTTACCAATTGTGAAATTGACGTTTATAGTTTTGTTGTTTTCCCAAATCCATTTAAGGATGAAATTTCCTTGCAATTCCACTCCGAAATAGCGGCTTCCTTACCGTTTCGTATTACCAATTTATTAGGTCAAAACCTTATACAAGGAAACGTAAAGGCTGTTAGAGGGTTAAATACATTTACCCTACCAATGAGCGATTTACCACAAGGAGTTTATTTATTACACACGGAAGGAAAAATGATAAAATTAGTTAAGAACTAA
- a CDS encoding DNA topoisomerase IV subunit B, which produces MATTKYTEDNIRSLDWKEHIRLRPGMYIGKLGNGTAPDDGIYILFKEVIDNSIDEYMMGAGKKIEIKLTEDGMMTLRDYGRGIPLGKVVDCVSKINTGGKYDSNAFQKAVGLNGVGTKAVNALSTYFKVCSYREGKMKTAIFEQGNLQEDNKLQATEEPNGTYIEFRPDNSIFKNYKFNQQYIEDRIWDYAYLNAGLRLTFNRKSFVSKNGLLDLLTKRVDIEKIRYPIIHLKGEDIELAMTHGNHYGEQYSSFVNGQNTTQGGTHLNALRAALVKTIRDFYGKNYDASDIRTAIVAAISVRVQEPVFESQTKTKLGSINVGPEGPSLNVFVGDFIKEKLDNFLHKNPEVATAIQKRIIQSERERKEIAGIKKLANTRAKKANLHNKKLRDCRLHYNTNKEGANETMLFITEGDSASGSITKARNVQTQAVFSLRGKPLNCYNLSKKVVYENEEFNLLQHALNIENGLDDLRYSKVIIATDADVDGMHIRLLLLTFFLQFFPELVTNGHLYILETPLFRVRNKKKTFYCYSEEEKQRAMSQLGKTAEVTRFKGLGEISPSEFGQFIGEDIHLEPVQMSPSADIEKLLSYYMGKNTASRQQDIIENLRIEKDAVVVE; this is translated from the coding sequence ATGGCAACAACAAAATATACAGAAGATAATATTCGGTCACTTGATTGGAAAGAACACATTCGTTTACGTCCTGGTATGTATATTGGGAAATTGGGGAATGGTACTGCTCCAGATGATGGTATCTATATTTTATTCAAAGAGGTTATTGATAACTCTATTGATGAATATATGATGGGGGCTGGAAAAAAGATAGAGATCAAACTTACAGAGGATGGGATGATGACCTTACGTGATTATGGTAGGGGAATACCTTTGGGGAAAGTAGTGGATTGTGTTTCTAAAATCAATACAGGTGGAAAATATGATTCTAATGCTTTTCAAAAAGCAGTAGGTTTGAATGGAGTAGGAACAAAGGCAGTTAATGCGTTGTCTACTTATTTTAAGGTTTGTTCTTATCGAGAAGGTAAGATGAAAACGGCTATTTTTGAGCAGGGAAATTTGCAAGAAGATAACAAGCTCCAAGCAACAGAAGAACCCAATGGTACATACATTGAATTTAGACCTGATAATTCTATCTTTAAAAATTATAAATTTAATCAACAGTATATTGAAGATAGAATCTGGGACTATGCCTATTTGAATGCAGGTTTAAGATTGACATTTAATAGAAAGTCATTTGTATCTAAAAATGGATTGCTCGACCTGTTGACCAAACGTGTTGATATTGAAAAAATTCGTTATCCTATTATCCACTTAAAGGGAGAGGACATCGAATTGGCGATGACACATGGCAATCATTATGGAGAGCAATACAGTTCTTTTGTTAATGGCCAAAATACAACGCAGGGAGGAACGCACCTAAATGCATTGAGAGCAGCTTTGGTAAAGACAATTCGTGATTTTTATGGCAAAAATTATGACGCTTCGGATATTCGTACGGCAATTGTTGCTGCGATTAGCGTAAGGGTTCAAGAACCTGTTTTTGAATCGCAAACAAAAACTAAACTGGGGTCTATCAATGTAGGACCTGAAGGACCTAGTCTAAATGTTTTTGTCGGAGATTTTATAAAAGAAAAGCTAGATAACTTTTTGCACAAAAATCCTGAAGTAGCAACAGCTATACAAAAACGAATCATTCAATCGGAACGAGAGCGGAAAGAAATAGCAGGAATAAAAAAGTTGGCAAATACTAGAGCTAAGAAAGCAAATTTGCACAATAAAAAATTGAGAGATTGTCGTTTGCATTATAATACCAATAAGGAAGGGGCAAATGAAACAATGTTATTTATAACAGAGGGGGATTCTGCTAGTGGTTCTATCACTAAAGCTAGAAATGTACAGACGCAAGCCGTTTTTAGTTTGCGTGGAAAACCTTTAAATTGTTATAATCTGAGCAAAAAGGTAGTGTACGAAAATGAAGAGTTTAATCTTTTGCAACATGCCCTAAATATAGAAAATGGCTTGGATGACTTAAGGTATAGTAAGGTCATTATTGCAACAGATGCAGATGTTGATGGTATGCATATTCGTTTGTTATTGTTAACTTTTTTCTTGCAATTTTTTCCAGAGTTGGTGACAAATGGGCACTTGTATATTTTGGAGACACCCTTGTTTCGTGTGAGGAACAAAAAGAAAACCTTTTACTGTTATAGTGAAGAAGAGAAACAACGTGCAATGAGTCAATTGGGGAAAACAGCTGAGGTAACCCGATTTAAGGGATTGGGTGAGATCTCTCCAAGTGAATTTGGTCAATTTATTGGCGAGGATATTCATTTAGAACCTGTACAAATGAGTCCTTCCGCAGATATTGAAAAATTATTGTCTTATTACATGGGTAAAAACACAGCAAGTAGACAACAGGACATCATTGAGAATTTAAGGATAGAAAAGGACGCAGTGGTGGTGGAATAA